The Pectobacterium sp. A5351 genome contains the following window.
ATAAATTTCGCTTGCAGCTTCGGGGTGAAAAATCAATTCATACATGTCAATCCCCTTATTAACAGGGAGTATAACTCATAAGTTATAATAACTCAAATGTTATATTTGACGTGTATCGGCAGAGTAAGCGATTAGCAAACCATCCCCCACTTTCCCCCGTTTAATCCCCCACCTTATTTCGTTGCGATAGTGGCGTAATTCGCTCACCCTCAAAGGCGATCAGGCCATCCTTTTCCAGCTTGTCCAGCCAGCGGCTAAACTTCTTGTTTACATCAAAGCCCATTGCCCGCATATCATCCCGCACTAATGAACGGGTGCAGCCTTCACCGTTGGCCGTGCGTGAGCGAATGGCCTGCCACAGCGCAAAATGATTTTCCGCCAGCCGTGGGATACCGACTAAATCGGGATCGCTGGTAGCCTCATCCTCTCTGACTTCACGGCCTTCATCGTTCAGCACCAGCGAGGTGATCTGGTCGCCATCATCATCCACGTACAGATCGACGGCATTCAGGTCATAGGCACGACGCGGTGGTTCTTCCGCATCCTTCATCTTGGTGCAACTGAGGATCAACGCGCCGCCTTCACCTTCACGCCTGACGTTAAATTCCATGTCCAGCGCAGCACGGAAGGCGCTGGATCCCCGCGCCCCTTTGTCCTGATCTTTACCGGAATGATGGATAATCAGCACCGTGGCCTGTGTTGCCGCTTTAATCGCGTCACATCCCTGGATGAATGCCCCCATGTCTTTAGCCGCATTCTCATCCGAACCGCCAAAACAGCGGGCGGCACGTATCACCTGCTGCACGCTCTCCGGACTGGCCGGAAAAATCGGGCAATCGACACGATACAGCGCATTAATCGGGCTACCGCCGTTAAGCGTCTGCTCCCATGCCCGGATACGGCGGGGAACGCCAATCCCACCTTCACCAACGACATAAATCACCGCACCCTGTGTCACCGGCTTGCCCGCCCACGGTTTGCCAGTGGCGATATGGCATCCCCACGATACCGCCAGAAAAGACTTATACGAGCCGCTGGCACCGTAAGCGCTGGCGACGGATGAGCTCGGCAGATAGCCTTTAATCAGGTAGTCCTGCCGCGTATCAAAACCATCAGAGTCTTTGCGCAGGGGCAAGGCTGTGTTGAATGCTGGTGTAGCGGAATCGGTACGGACTAAAGGCGTATACATCGTATCGGGCTGATAACGTTGTTTGTTGAACGCGGATTTGGTGGCCTCAAGCCCATATTGCTGACGGTAATCATCCCAGTCACAGAGCGTTGTGGTGGTCGGTAACGACACCCAGCCGTCCACTAAAAGCGCGGCCACCTGTTTTGCGGCGTCTGACAGGTCACAGTTTTTCGCCCGTGCGACCAGATCAAGGCCATCGCCATGACCACACTGATTGCAAAACCACGTTCCCCGTCCTTCCTTGTCGTCAAAACGGAAGCGATCTTTGCCGCCACAGGCAGGACAAGCGCCATGTTTACAGCCGGAAGGCACCGGAATAGCTAGCGCGGCCAGAATGACACCCCAACGGTGGTGCGATTGTGCGGTAATGTCTGAAACGAATTTACTCATCGTCAGCCACCTCCGCTTGCAGCGCGTCATTCAACTGGTTCAGGCGCTCCCACAGGATAAATATCAGCAGCTCTTTCGCGAGCGCGTTGTCGAGTTCAATGATGGTGTAGGCCAGCGCCTGACAGTAGTCGACGAATTTTCTCGACCAGGTGTCTGTTACCAGACTCACATACGCCGTTCCCTGACGCAGCGGAAGGTAAGTGATATCCGCAACCCATACCTGCTACGGGTGGCTGGCAATAACCTGATTTGCTCCTGACTTCAATAAATTAGGGTGACGGTAAAAACGATGATGGCTGTTGGTTGTTTTATGATAGGCACATTTAGGCATCACCAGTAACCGCGAGCGACGTAGTATCTGGAACAGGCGATCGCGGCCAATATGCAACGCCGGTTCTGCTTGTTGTTGCAACAAGTAATGCAATTTACGCGCCCCCAACCGGGGCTGTAGTAACCGGATGGCCGTCACCTGTTCAATGATATTTTTGGCCTGTATTTCTCTTCCCCGCTCGCGCTGTAAAGACTGATACCACGCCTGTCGGCTAATCCCCATGAACCGGCAAGCGCGCGTTACTGTGAGTCCCGGCGTTTGTGCTTGCGTGATAACGTGGCCAACTGCTTTTTGTGAGTGTAGCTCCGAACTCCGTGTTCATGACCTTAACAACCGCTTCAAAAAACTGAGCTTTGACTTCTGATTCAGCGAGTTGCTGCTCAAGCTCTTTAATTCGCTGTTCGGGAGTAAGAGGCATTTTGGGCATGTTAACTCCGGGTATCCACCCCACGGAAAAACGCGAAGAAGAAATGGAAAGCTTCTATCGCACGCTGAAAGCGGAGTTGATGCGAGGAAGCGTGTTTGTTAGCAGAGAACAGGTGATGAACGCTATATTTGATGATATCGAGGTGTTTTACAATTGCCGTTGCAAACATTCGATGGGTTATCAAACGCCGGTGGATGATGAAATGGCGGCATAATTAGGTGGGAATAATTTCAGGGGCAGATCCCCCTTCCCCTGAACCTTTTGCATTCTGCCTTTTAGCATGGTCAGGTTCAGGGGAAATTGTTTTTGGTTACACGAAAATTGAGGTTTACTGCATCATAACTTCACGAACGAACTCTTTCCTGAGTTGCGTATTATAGGCCTTGCCATAAAACTGTGTCGCTGTGTCCGGACTTTTCACTTCTTGGCTGATCTGTTTATTCATCGGCGTGGAACCAAAAGCTTTGCTGAGCGCTTGCTGCGTTTCCGGCTGAATTAGCCAGTTGAGAAATAGCTGTGATGCTGCCGGATGCGGACTGTTAGCGGCAATGGCTGCGATGTTGCCACCGCCTGGCATACCAAACTCCGGCACGTAAAATTTCAGGCGTGTGGTGATAGCCCCAGCTTTTTGCAGTCCAGACAGATGATCTTCCCAGGCGGGCGTCAGCATCAGCTCACCATCGTTCAGGCGCGTCAGGCTGTCAGCGCCGGAGGCTGTGCGGATGATTTTGTCGTTATTGGACGCAAACCACTGCCAGCCCTTATGCCACTTTTTCACCACGGCAGGGTCAACGGTCTCCGCTTCACTGTTAAACTCGCCGCCCAAAGTGGTAACAATTCGTTGGATAAACGCTTCCCCAGCGCCGCCGTTGTTCGGGTCGTTATAACCAAACTTTTTCGGGTTGGCGTCGATAAAGCTTTGCAGTTGCTCGAGAGTTTGCGGCAGTGCTCGGTTGCCTATCTGCTGCGGATCGTAAGCAAAACCAGTCTGATTACCCCAAAACGCCACGGCATAACCTTGGGTATCGACGTTCTGAATCTGGTGTATGGCGTCGCCATAGCCGGGAAGAGAGTCCACCTTCGCTAGCACTTTCGCCCCCGTTGTCACCGACAACTGCGCCACGGAGAGGGCGATGACGTCGATTTTGCCTTTCGCTTTACCCGCCTCCGCCAGCAGCTTGTTCATATTGCCGTCGATACTGCCTTCCGGTATGTGCACTTTAATACCGTACTGCTGCTCAAAGTCTTTTACAAAGCTGCGCCACTGCGGCTGGAGGTACCAGACGTTAAAGGTGATGCTGCCTTCCTGCTTAGCCTGAGCCACTACCGCATCCCAGCCGGTATTATCTGCTGCCAGTGCCAACGAACTGCACAGCAGGCCGCCCGCCAGAATCATTACTGTTTTTTTCATTATACTTCTCCTGTAAAAGGTTAGGCTTTCCCCGTTGACTGTGACAGGTAGTTCCCTTTCAGCAGTTTCTCGATGATGATCATCAGGATAACGTTAGGAATCACCAGAATCATCGACACCACTGCTGCATCCGGGCGGACGAAGGAGTAGCCGAGGAAAGAGTAAAGAATGGTCGGGACGGTGATAAAATCCGGCGCACCCAGCACGTAAGAGATGCTGAATTCCTCCAGACTTCGCACCAGACAAAAAATCAGCGCTGCCAGGAAGCTCGGTTTCAGCAACGGCAGATAAGCATTGCAGAAGGTGCTCCACGCGCCGGAGCCTAAGTCGCGGCTGGCATCGATCAGGTCCTGCGGTACCGCCTTAAACCCCGCCGACATAATGCGGATGGAATAGGGCAGCGTCAGCACTGTATGGCCGATGACGATGCTGATAAACGCATTGCTGATATTGAGGTTAATCAGCATGGCGCTGAAGAAGATCCCAATCAGCATTCCCGGCATCACCAGCGGGATCAGCGTCAGCATCTCCGCCACCGCCTTGCCACGAAAGCTCATACGCCCGAAGGCATAGGCAGTGGGCAGAGACAGCAGCAGGCTAACCACCGCCACCGCAGGCGCAATGGTGTAGCTGTTGAACAGCGCCTCGGAAAGTGAGGTCTTTTCCCATACTAGCAACCAGCGGTTGAACGACAGCACTGGCGGGAAGATATCCGGGTAGCTCCACGGATGGGCCGGGTCAACCAGCGACCAGAGGATCGCCATGCCAAACGGCATGCCTAGCCAGACCAGGTTGGCGACAACGAAGAAGACCAGCGAAATGGTCACCACCCGGCGACCATTGGTAGTGTGGCTCATTTGACCTCTCCTTTGCGGGTAGCGAACGGGGTAATCATCATGGCGAAAAGCAGTGTGCAGACTGCCGCGGTGATCATAATGATCACCGCAATCACCGCCGCGTTATTCCACTCGCCGTACTCCATGGCGGTGGCCTGCATCAGCCGCGCCAGCGAGTAGGTGTTGCGTGGCCCGGCCACCGAGAAGAAGGCGAAGTCGCCCAGTGCACCAATAAACACCAAAATCAGCGTCACTTGTACCGCAGGCAGCGTCAGCGGCACTACCACGCCGGTAAAACTGCGCCAGCGGCTGGCACCGAGGTTGCTGGCGGCGTCCAGTATGTCGTTACGAATGGCGTTGACCGCCCCCCCCACCAGGATCAGGGCGAAGGGGAGATTCTTCCAGATTTGCAGAATAACCACGCCCCAGCCGAAATCGTCATTCTGCATCCGTAGCGGCTCGCTGATAATACCCAGCGCCAGTAGCAGCTCGTTGATGATGCCGTGGTAAGCGACGATGTTGACGAACAGGAACGCCGCCACCAGGCCGGGAATAAACATCGGTGCGCGCAGCACGGCGGTAATGCCTTCTTTGCCAACCATCGGTTTACGCATCCATAGCGCCAGCGGATACGCGAAAATCACAGAGCCGAACGCCCCCAGCATCGACACTTTTACTGAATAAAACAGCGCGCTTTGCAGCACCTCGTCCTGCAGCATGTTGCGCCAGTATTCCAGTGAGAAATGGCTGTCGCCTTCGAGGTTGAACCAGCCCAGGCTCTGGACGATCACCACGTAAAAGGTGGATCCCATCAGCAGCAGGATCGTGCCCAGACCGCTGAGCATCAGCAGCCAGGCGACAGTATCGTTGCGCCATTTTTTCATGATACCGGCTCCAGAAAATGGATGGCGTTTTCCGCCAAACGGAAGCAGGCGCGTTCACCCGGCGTAACCGGCGGCTTTTTAATCAGTTGCAGGCGCACCGACAGCCCTGTGTTGTTGTGTCCCCAGGCCTCGGTGAGGTTGCCCATAAAGGCCATTTTGTCGAGCGTCAGAGTGAAGTGGTTGTCCCCCACCTGCGGCTGGTTGACATACTGCGCGTCTTCCGGTCGCCAGCAGATATAGCAGTGCTCCGCCCGCGGTGGTTGGTCCGAGAAGACGTAAAACTCGCCGAGGGTGCAGCGTACCCGGTAATAACCCGACTGTTCTGCGGGCGTGACCTGCGCGGTGTCGATATTGGCCGCCCCGATAAAATCCGCCACAAATCGGTTGGCCGGACGGTAGTAGATCTCTTCCGGTTTGCCGATCTGCTCAACGTTACCGGCGTTCAGTACCACGATTTTGTCCGACATCGCCAGCGCTTCCGCCTGGTCGTGGGTGACGTAAATTGAAGTGAGCTGGTACTGCCGCTGCAGTTCCTTAATCTCAAAACGCACGCTCTCGCGCAGTTTGGCGTCGAGGTTGGAGAGCGGCTCGTCAAACAGGATCACGTCTGGACGGGTGATCATCGCCCGGGCTAGCGCCACACGCTGCTGCTGGCCGCCGGAGAGCTGAGCGGGCATTTTCAGCCGCTGGCTCTCCAGCCCCACCTGCTTGAGCGCCTCCGCCAATCGGGCTTGCTGTTCACCGATGGCGACCTTTTTCTGCTTCAGGCCAAAGCAGATGTTGTGTGCCACGTTGAGATGCGGAAACAGCGCATAGGACTGGAAACACATGGCAGTATTGCGTTTTTCCGGCGGCAGTGCGTTAACCGTTTTATCGCCAATCAGAATGCGTCCGCTGTCCGGCTGGTGAAAGCCGCCGATCATTTTCAGCAGGGTCGTTTTACCGCAGCCGCTCGGCCCGAGCAGCGTAACGAACTCCCCCTCTTCAGCGCAGAACGAGATTCCCCTGGCGGCGTAGAATTCGCCGAACGTTTTGGTCACCTGTTCCAGAACCAATTTTGACATAAGCCTGTTTTCCGTCGGATTAAAGATGGTGATTAAATTTACATACTAAATATTAAATTTATGTGACATCGATCTTTAAAATCAAAAAAGACATAAATATAAAAAATAAGTACTTAAAAAATAAATATTTATTATTTTTCGCACAAAAAACACTTTATAATTTAAATTTAATAATTAAAGTTAATTGTTATCTTTCATCATAAGGAACTTTAAAGATGGCGTTTAACTTTCACCGGGCAGCAGAGGGGGTTGTGCTGGTCAACAGCCACCGTGGATATTCCAGCCGCGCGCCAGAAAACACCTTTCCTGCCTTTGAAGCTGCCCGTCAGGCGGGAACCCACTGTATTGAAATCGATATCCACCTGACGACGGATAATCAGATAGTCGTCACGCATGATCACCGTATTGACCGGGTTTCCACCGGGTACGGATTTGTTGAGCAGATGACGTACCCGCAACTGCTGGAGTACGACTTTGGCGTGAAATACCATTCGTCGTTTGCCGGAACGAGAATCCCCTTGCTGGCGGATGTGCTGCGCTGGGCGGTGGAAAACGGAATGGGGCTGATTGTTGAGGTAAAACAGCGCAACCGTCATGACACGTTTGTCGCTGTACTGGTTGCGTTGCTGCGCGAGCAGCCGGAGGCCATTAGTCACATTCAACTGCTGGGCTTCAACCATGTGCTAATCAACCGGGTGAAGGCACAAATTCCGCAACTGGCGTTACAGGTGGTAACGCTGGAGCGTTGCAATAATCAATTGGCGACGGTACAGCAGTCAAATGCCGGGTGCGTCTGTTTTGAGTTTGAGTTCGCCCATATCGACGATCTGCAGTCCTACAAGAACGCAGGGCTGGGAGTACGGATGTACCTGCATGAAGTGAAAAACGGCATGACACCGCTGGAGCAGTACGACTATAAATTCGGCTGCGATAGTCGTCCGGTGATTATCGGCTGGATGCAGGCGGGGCTGATTGATATGCTCAGCCACGATGATATTCCGTATTTGCAGGGGCTGATTGAAGAGGCCGGACTGTACTGGGATTAGATAAAAATTAAGGACACCATGAACGCCCAATCTGAACGCCTTGAACTGCGTGGTTCGCAGCGCCTGCTGCTGGAACTGATCCGGCGCCACGCTCCGGTGACACGAGCCGAACTGGCGCGGTTGTCTGGGTTGACGGCTGGCGCGATCACCCAACAGTGTCGGGAGCTGATGTTCTCCGGTCTGGTCGTGGAAGGGGAGCGCAATACAGGACAGCGTGGCCAGCCGTCGCTGCCGCTGCGCCTTAACCCTGGTGGTGGTTGTGCCATTGGGCTATCGTTCAGTCCCGGCTTTATCGATATGACGGTGGTCGATCTCAGCGGCCGCCAGTTGTTGTCGTTCTCCGAAGCGCATCAGGAAAATCAGCCGCTGGCGGCCACGCTGGTACAAATCAAGATCTTGGTGGAACAAACGCTGAAAAAGCGCCAGCTTCAGCACGCGCGTATTCTGGGCATTGGTTATGCGGTGCCTGGTTTTTTGAAAGCTGATGGGCGTAAACGCCATAGCGTGCCCTGGCTGGAGAGCTGGCGCGAGGTAGATTTGCAGCAGGCGTTTGCTGACAACCTGCCGTGGCCAACATGGGTGGAGAACAACGCCAACGCATCGGCGGTGGGCGAGTTGTACAGCGGTGAATGGAATGAGTACAGCGATCTGACCTTTATCGATCTCGGTTATGGTATCGGCGCGGGGATTATCTCTGGGCATAAAATGCTGCGCGGTGGGTTCTGCAATGCTGGTGAAGTCGGGATGGCGTTTCCTATCGAGACGCCGCGTCCGTCGTATAAGGACCTGGTTGCCACTCTGGGGAGTGAAGGATTCAGTGAAACCCAACTACCGGACCTGATTGCCGGGCAGCATCCGCTACTGGAAAGCTGGTTTGAACGCTGTCGTGATCAGGTGGAGCAGACGGTGTTCGGCTGTGTGCAGTGGGTGGATCCGCAAATTATCGTGCTCGGCGGGGCGATGCCGAAACCGATTATCAGCCGTCTGGTGACGGAACTGAATCAGCAGCTTGGAACCCGACTCGACCCCAACCGCCCGAAAGTGGCGCTTGCTGCTTCCTCAATGGGGGCGCAAAGTGCATCACGGGGCGCGGCGATGATCCCGTTGTATCAGGTGATTAACGAGGGATAAGCGAGATTTCTCCTTGTAATACTCTACAGGCGAACACGTTGTCAACGATGCCAGCGGCAACCTGCAAGATGTCGCATTTTCTTTCTCGCAGCCTGTTCGTTCCCGTGGCGCAGTGTGATACAAGTCGTTCCATGACCGCGGCCTCTCCGATCGTCTGTGGCCGCTTTATGACGGATCTGGGAGGACGAGTGGAATTAAGCGTGACGCACGATATTGCCGATAGCGATCGGGAAGCACTTTTTGCGGGCCTTCGGAGCTACAACTGCCAGTTTATTAATCCGGCTTCTTTTGGGCAAATCGGTATTTTTCATCGCAATAGTGCTGGAACCATGACCGGCGGACTGATTGCCACGCGTAAGGGACTATGGCTGTGTATTGATTATTTATGGGTGGGTGAGGAATCCAGAGGTCTGAAGCTCGGTAGCGCGTTGGTGAAAGAAGCGGAAGAGGAGGCTATACGTCTTGGGTGCCGTCATGCGCTTGTGGATACGTTTAGTTTTCAGGCGCTTCCTTTTTATGAAAAACAAGGTTATCAGTTGCAAATGTCTTTACCTGATTTTCCTGAGGACGGCATGTTACGACACTATCTAATAAAGAAAAATATTCAGGCTGCATGATAGTTATCCACCCATTGACCAATGACAAGGTAGACCGCGCGTGACCCTCTTTATAATCAGGCCCGTTTCTCTTCTCACTGGTGTGGACGCATGGCTTACCAACTTAATCTTAACTGGCCAGAATTCTTAGAAAAATACTGGCAAAAACAACCTGTTGTATTGAAGAACGCTTTTCCGAATTTTGTCGATCCGATTACGCCGGATGAGTTGGCGGGTCTGGCGATGGAGGCGGAGGTCGATAGTCGTTTGGTCAGCCATAAAAAGGGTCAGTGGCAGGCCAGCAACGGGCCGTTTGAGCATTTTGATAATTTGGGCGAAACCGGCTGGTCGCTGTTGGCTCAGGCGGTGAACCACTGGCATGCGCCGTCGGCTGAACTCGTGCGTCCGTTCCGCGTGTTGCCAGATTGGCGTTTAGATGACCTGATGATTTCCTTTTCCGTACCGGGCGGCGGCGTGGGTCCGCATATCGATCAGTACGATGTCTTCATCATTCAGGGAATGGGCAGCCGTCGTTGGCGCGTGGGTGACAAGCTGCCGATGCGTCAGTTTTGCTCGCATCCTGCGTTGCTGCATGTCGATCCTTTCCCGCCGATTATTGATGAAGATCTTGAGCCGGGCGACATTCTCTATATTCCGCCAGGCTTCCCGCACGATGGTTTCACTCATGAAACTGCGCTCAACTACTCCGTGGGGTTCCGTGGGCCGAACGGCAGAGATTTAATCAGCAGTTTTGCTGACTACGTGCTGGAGAACGATCTCGGCGGTGAGCACTATAGCGACCCTGATTTGACCTGTCGTGAGCATCCCGGCCGGGTTGAAGCGTATGAATTTGACCGTCTGCGCGAGATGATGATCGACGTGATTAATCAGCCAGAAGCGTTGAAAGCGTGGTTCGGTCGCTTTGTGACGACGCCGCGCCACGAGCTGGATATCGCGCCGGCAGAACCGCCGTACGAGCAGGACGAGATTGTGGGCGCGCTGATGGATGGCGATGTGTTGACG
Protein-coding sequences here:
- a CDS encoding helicase RepA family protein, with product MYTPLVRTDSATPAFNTALPLRKDSDGFDTRQDYLIKGYLPSSSVASAYGASGSYKSFLAVSWGCHIATGKPWAGKPVTQGAVIYVVGEGGIGVPRRIRAWEQTLNGGSPINALYRVDCPIFPASPESVQQVIRAARCFGGSDENAAKDMGAFIQGCDAIKAATQATVLIIHHSGKDQDKGARGSSAFRAALDMEFNVRREGEGGALILSCTKMKDAEEPPRRAYDLNAVDLYVDDDGDQITSLVLNDEGREVREDEATSDPDLVGIPRLAENHFALWQAIRSRTANGEGCTRSLVRDDMRAMGFDVNKKFSRWLDKLEKDGLIAFEGERITPLSQRNKVGD
- a CDS encoding ABC transporter ATP-binding protein, with amino-acid sequence MSKLVLEQVTKTFGEFYAARGISFCAEEGEFVTLLGPSGCGKTTLLKMIGGFHQPDSGRILIGDKTVNALPPEKRNTAMCFQSYALFPHLNVAHNICFGLKQKKVAIGEQQARLAEALKQVGLESQRLKMPAQLSGGQQQRVALARAMITRPDVILFDEPLSNLDAKLRESVRFEIKELQRQYQLTSIYVTHDQAEALAMSDKIVVLNAGNVEQIGKPEEIYYRPANRFVADFIGAANIDTAQVTPAEQSGYYRVRCTLGEFYVFSDQPPRAEHCYICWRPEDAQYVNQPQVGDNHFTLTLDKMAFMGNLTEAWGHNNTGLSVRLQLIKKPPVTPGERACFRLAENAIHFLEPVS
- a CDS encoding extracellular solute-binding protein, yielding MKKTVMILAGGLLCSSLALAADNTGWDAVVAQAKQEGSITFNVWYLQPQWRSFVKDFEQQYGIKVHIPEGSIDGNMNKLLAEAGKAKGKIDVIALSVAQLSVTTGAKVLAKVDSLPGYGDAIHQIQNVDTQGYAVAFWGNQTGFAYDPQQIGNRALPQTLEQLQSFIDANPKKFGYNDPNNGGAGEAFIQRIVTTLGGEFNSEAETVDPAVVKKWHKGWQWFASNNDKIIRTASGADSLTRLNDGELMLTPAWEDHLSGLQKAGAITTRLKFYVPEFGMPGGGNIAAIAANSPHPAASQLFLNWLIQPETQQALSKAFGSTPMNKQISQEVKSPDTATQFYGKAYNTQLRKEFVREVMMQ
- a CDS encoding IS3 family transposase; the protein is MLTPGIHPTEKREEEMESFYRTLKAELMRGSVFVSREQVMNAIFDDIEVFYNCRCKHSMGYQTPVDDEMAA
- a CDS encoding ABC transporter permease, with protein sequence MKKWRNDTVAWLLMLSGLGTILLLMGSTFYVVIVQSLGWFNLEGDSHFSLEYWRNMLQDEVLQSALFYSVKVSMLGAFGSVIFAYPLALWMRKPMVGKEGITAVLRAPMFIPGLVAAFLFVNIVAYHGIINELLLALGIISEPLRMQNDDFGWGVVILQIWKNLPFALILVGGAVNAIRNDILDAASNLGASRWRSFTGVVVPLTLPAVQVTLILVFIGALGDFAFFSVAGPRNTYSLARLMQATAMEYGEWNNAAVIAVIIMITAAVCTLLFAMMITPFATRKGEVK
- a CDS encoding ROK family transcriptional regulator, translating into MNAQSERLELRGSQRLLLELIRRHAPVTRAELARLSGLTAGAITQQCRELMFSGLVVEGERNTGQRGQPSLPLRLNPGGGCAIGLSFSPGFIDMTVVDLSGRQLLSFSEAHQENQPLAATLVQIKILVEQTLKKRQLQHARILGIGYAVPGFLKADGRKRHSVPWLESWREVDLQQAFADNLPWPTWVENNANASAVGELYSGEWNEYSDLTFIDLGYGIGAGIISGHKMLRGGFCNAGEVGMAFPIETPRPSYKDLVATLGSEGFSETQLPDLIAGQHPLLESWFERCRDQVEQTVFGCVQWVDPQIIVLGGAMPKPIISRLVTELNQQLGTRLDPNRPKVALAASSMGAQSASRGAAMIPLYQVINEG
- a CDS encoding GNAT family N-acetyltransferase translates to MELSVTHDIADSDREALFAGLRSYNCQFINPASFGQIGIFHRNSAGTMTGGLIATRKGLWLCIDYLWVGEESRGLKLGSALVKEAEEEAIRLGCRHALVDTFSFQALPFYEKQGYQLQMSLPDFPEDGMLRHYLIKKNIQAA
- a CDS encoding ABC transporter permease — protein: MSHTTNGRRVVTISLVFFVVANLVWLGMPFGMAILWSLVDPAHPWSYPDIFPPVLSFNRWLLVWEKTSLSEALFNSYTIAPAVAVVSLLLSLPTAYAFGRMSFRGKAVAEMLTLIPLVMPGMLIGIFFSAMLINLNISNAFISIVIGHTVLTLPYSIRIMSAGFKAVPQDLIDASRDLGSGAWSTFCNAYLPLLKPSFLAALIFCLVRSLEEFSISYVLGAPDFITVPTILYSFLGYSFVRPDAAVVSMILVIPNVILMIIIEKLLKGNYLSQSTGKA
- a CDS encoding ribosomal protein uL16 3-hydroxylase, with protein sequence MAYQLNLNWPEFLEKYWQKQPVVLKNAFPNFVDPITPDELAGLAMEAEVDSRLVSHKKGQWQASNGPFEHFDNLGETGWSLLAQAVNHWHAPSAELVRPFRVLPDWRLDDLMISFSVPGGGVGPHIDQYDVFIIQGMGSRRWRVGDKLPMRQFCSHPALLHVDPFPPIIDEDLEPGDILYIPPGFPHDGFTHETALNYSVGFRGPNGRDLISSFADYVLENDLGGEHYSDPDLTCREHPGRVEAYEFDRLREMMIDVINQPEALKAWFGRFVTTPRHELDIAPAEPPYEQDEIVGALMDGDVLTRLSGLRVLEVGGCYFINSEQLDTVDPKAADALCRYTVLGKKELGAALKNPAFVAELTALVNQGYWFFDE
- a CDS encoding glycerophosphodiester phosphodiesterase is translated as MAFNFHRAAEGVVLVNSHRGYSSRAPENTFPAFEAARQAGTHCIEIDIHLTTDNQIVVTHDHRIDRVSTGYGFVEQMTYPQLLEYDFGVKYHSSFAGTRIPLLADVLRWAVENGMGLIVEVKQRNRHDTFVAVLVALLREQPEAISHIQLLGFNHVLINRVKAQIPQLALQVVTLERCNNQLATVQQSNAGCVCFEFEFAHIDDLQSYKNAGLGVRMYLHEVKNGMTPLEQYDYKFGCDSRPVIIGWMQAGLIDMLSHDDIPYLQGLIEEAGLYWD